The Flavobacterium sp. 123 genome contains a region encoding:
- a CDS encoding DUF4136 domain-containing protein: MKTIKLLPLLLLFIVASCSSVSVNSDYDKNVDFSAYKTYAYHKAGIDKVEISDLDKRRILHAIDDQMAAKGFTKSENPDLLINIFTKSREQVNVNQFNAGWGYGWGWGWNPYMMMGRQTSVSTSTEGTLYIDLIDAKKKEMIWQGEGSGILTKNNAKKEERIADFVSKILAQYPPVKK; encoded by the coding sequence ATGAAAACAATTAAATTATTGCCACTGCTTTTACTTTTTATAGTAGCTTCTTGCAGTTCCGTTAGTGTGAATTCTGATTACGACAAAAACGTAGATTTTTCAGCGTATAAAACGTATGCCTATCACAAAGCCGGAATAGACAAAGTAGAGATTTCTGATTTAGACAAAAGAAGAATTCTTCATGCAATCGATGACCAAATGGCTGCAAAAGGATTTACAAAAAGTGAAAATCCTGATCTATTAATAAATATTTTCACCAAATCCCGTGAGCAAGTAAACGTAAACCAATTCAATGCAGGATGGGGTTACGGTTGGGGATGGGGATGGAATCCTTATATGATGATGGGAAGACAAACTTCTGTTTCAACATCAACAGAAGGAACTTTATACATTGATTTAATCGATGCTAAAAAGAAAGAAATGATATGGCAAGGTGAAGGTTCAGGAATATTAACGAAAAATAACGCTAAAAAAGAAGAACGAATTGCTGATTTTGTAAGCAAAATTTTAGCGCAATATCCTCCAGTTAAAAAATAA
- a CDS encoding DUF4230 domain-containing protein — protein sequence MQKRVFIGIGILISTILLFKFCEFKKGDSEDLDYNTNLIQQQIVNVGKLVVTEGHFAEVITYKNQEKYLMDMLSFEKKALIIVNADVTVAYDLHQMKYDIDEKNKTITILSIPKEEIKISPDLQFYDVEQSKLNPFTGDDYNKINKLVKANLAKKIEKSSLKANAKNRLISELSKMLILTNTMNWKLKYEGKTIENEKDLSQTIKL from the coding sequence ATGCAAAAAAGAGTTTTTATTGGTATAGGAATCCTCATCAGTACTATTTTGCTATTCAAGTTTTGTGAATTCAAAAAAGGAGATAGTGAGGACTTAGATTATAATACAAATCTAATTCAACAACAAATTGTAAATGTTGGAAAATTAGTAGTTACCGAAGGGCATTTTGCTGAAGTGATAACCTATAAGAATCAAGAAAAATATTTAATGGATATGCTTTCTTTCGAAAAAAAAGCACTTATTATTGTCAATGCAGATGTCACTGTAGCGTATGATTTGCATCAAATGAAATATGATATTGATGAAAAAAATAAAACAATTACAATTTTAAGTATTCCAAAAGAAGAAATAAAAATAAGCCCAGATCTTCAATTTTATGATGTTGAGCAAAGTAAGTTAAATCCTTTCACCGGAGACGATTACAATAAAATAAACAAATTAGTTAAAGCTAATTTGGCCAAGAAAATAGAGAAATCATCGCTTAAAGCCAATGCTAAAAATCGTTTAATAAGCGAACTGTCAAAAATGTTGATTCTAACGAATACCATGAATTGGAAGCTTAAATACGAAGGCAAAACAATTGAAAACGAAAAAGATTTAAGTCAAACTATAAAATTATAA
- a CDS encoding DUF5522 domain-containing protein, whose amino-acid sequence MTEQSNENKLIEGEDFYYTPEGYKCFTEKHHLKRGYCCKSGCRHCPYGYDKKTGEIKK is encoded by the coding sequence ATGACAGAGCAAAGTAATGAAAATAAATTAATAGAAGGCGAAGATTTCTATTATACACCTGAAGGATATAAATGCTTCACTGAAAAACACCATTTAAAACGAGGATATTGTTGCAAAAGTGGCTGTCGTCATTGCCCGTATGGATATGACAAAAAAACTGGCGAAATAAAAAAGTAA
- the hemL gene encoding glutamate-1-semialdehyde 2,1-aminomutase, with translation MIYQRSSQLFAEAEKVIPGGVNSPVRAFKAVGGTPIFVKSAKGAYLYDEDGNRLIDYINSWGPMILGHAFSPVVEAVIEKAKLGTSFGMPTELETQIAALAVSMVPNIDKIRFVNSGTEACMSAVRLARGFTKKDKIIKFAGCYHGHSDSFLIQAGSGAITFGTPNSPGVTEGTAKDTLLAKYNDLDNVASLIAANENEIAAIIVEPVAGNMGCVPPNKGFLEGLRQLCSDNGILLIFDEVMTGFRLARGGVQELFNIKADIVCFGKVIGGGLPVGAFAASNEIMNYLAPLGPVYQAGTLSGNPLAMAAGLAMLQALDSDRAIFKRLEEKTAYLAAGIDTVLKANNITFTINRIGSMVSVHFAAEAVVDFQSAAKGDNETFKKFFHGLLNEGVYIAPSAYETWFITDALTYEDLDFTIQAIDKVSKTF, from the coding sequence ATGATATATCAAAGAAGCAGTCAGCTTTTTGCTGAAGCGGAAAAAGTAATTCCAGGAGGAGTAAATTCACCTGTTAGAGCATTTAAAGCAGTTGGAGGAACTCCAATTTTTGTTAAAAGTGCAAAAGGAGCTTATTTGTATGATGAGGATGGAAACCGTTTGATTGATTACATTAATTCGTGGGGACCGATGATTTTGGGTCACGCCTTTTCGCCTGTAGTTGAAGCGGTAATTGAAAAAGCTAAACTAGGAACTTCTTTTGGGATGCCAACAGAATTAGAAACTCAAATTGCAGCTTTGGCTGTTTCAATGGTTCCAAATATTGACAAAATACGATTTGTGAATTCAGGAACAGAAGCTTGTATGAGCGCTGTTAGATTAGCTCGTGGTTTTACCAAAAAAGATAAAATAATCAAATTTGCTGGATGCTATCATGGGCATTCTGATTCCTTTTTGATTCAAGCGGGTAGTGGTGCAATTACTTTTGGAACTCCAAATAGCCCAGGTGTTACAGAAGGAACTGCTAAAGATACCTTGTTAGCAAAATACAATGATTTAGATAATGTGGCCTCCTTAATTGCTGCTAATGAGAATGAAATTGCAGCTATAATTGTTGAGCCAGTTGCAGGAAATATGGGTTGTGTACCTCCAAACAAAGGATTCCTAGAAGGTTTACGCCAATTGTGCTCAGACAACGGAATCTTATTGATTTTTGACGAAGTAATGACTGGATTTAGATTAGCCAGAGGAGGCGTTCAGGAATTATTTAATATTAAAGCGGATATTGTTTGTTTCGGAAAAGTAATTGGAGGTGGTTTGCCTGTAGGAGCTTTTGCAGCGAGCAACGAAATAATGAATTATCTGGCTCCATTAGGGCCTGTTTACCAAGCGGGAACGCTATCTGGAAATCCATTAGCTATGGCAGCTGGATTAGCAATGTTACAAGCATTAGATTCTGATCGCGCTATTTTTAAAAGATTGGAAGAAAAAACAGCTTATTTGGCTGCGGGAATTGATACGGTTTTGAAAGCTAACAATATTACATTCACCATTAACCGAATTGGTTCTATGGTTTCGGTACATTTTGCTGCGGAAGCTGTAGTAGATTTTCAAAGTGCTGCAAAAGGGGATAATGAGACTTTCAAAAAATTCTTTCACGGATTGTTAAATGAAGGAGTTTATATTGCTCCATCGGCTTATGAAACTTGGTTTATAACGGATGCTTTGACTTACGAGGATTTAGATTTTACAATACAAGCTATTGATAAAGTTTCTAAAACATTTTAA
- a CDS encoding group III truncated hemoglobin, giving the protein MTPVKDISNLEDIKTLVNTFYSKVQQDPFIGPIFNEKIGNRWPEHLEKMYRFWETILLEVHSYSGSPFPPHKQLPVAIEHFAQWMAIFTETVDDLFVGPLAEEAKLRAKNMAEMFNYKIEYFRNMEKSQ; this is encoded by the coding sequence ATGACACCAGTTAAAGACATATCAAACTTAGAAGACATCAAAACTTTGGTAAATACTTTCTATTCAAAAGTACAACAAGACCCATTTATTGGCCCCATTTTTAATGAAAAAATAGGGAATCGATGGCCAGAACATTTAGAAAAGATGTATCGATTTTGGGAAACAATTTTACTAGAAGTTCATAGTTATTCTGGCAGCCCATTTCCACCTCACAAACAACTTCCTGTTGCAATTGAGCATTTTGCACAATGGATGGCCATTTTTACAGAAACAGTAGATGATTTATTTGTTGGTCCTCTTGCTGAAGAAGCAAAATTGCGCGCCAAAAATATGGCTGAAATGTTCAACTATAAAATTGAATATTTTAGAAACATGGAAAAAAGCCAATAA
- a CDS encoding 1-aminocyclopropane-1-carboxylate deaminase/D-cysteine desulfhydrase, whose protein sequence is MNQLVTINFPHSISVSIKREDLIHPFVSGNKFRKLKYNLLQAKSENQKTLLTFGGAYSNHIAAVAYAGMEQGFQTIGVIRGDELRGKIQENPTLAFAQNCGMQFEFVTRESYRLKSESLFIEKWNQKYGSFYLVPEGGTNDLAVKGCQEILTNEDGVFDYVCCAVGTGGTISGIINSILPHQKVLGFPALKGDFLNEEIRNFAQNENWELINAYHFGGYGKVNSELVAFINQFYSQTKIPLDPIYTGKMVFGVIDLIERNYFPENSKILLIHTGGLQGVQGMNLKLKSKQLPTIDIYD, encoded by the coding sequence TTGAACCAGTTAGTTACTATAAATTTTCCGCATTCAATTTCCGTATCCATTAAGCGTGAGGACTTGATACATCCTTTTGTTTCCGGAAATAAATTTAGAAAATTAAAGTATAATTTGCTTCAAGCAAAATCAGAAAATCAGAAGACGTTACTTACTTTTGGAGGTGCCTATTCTAATCATATTGCAGCAGTTGCATATGCTGGAATGGAGCAGGGTTTTCAAACTATTGGTGTTATTCGTGGTGATGAATTGAGAGGTAAAATTCAGGAAAATCCAACTTTAGCTTTTGCTCAAAATTGTGGCATGCAATTCGAATTTGTCACTAGAGAATCCTATCGATTGAAATCGGAAAGCTTATTTATAGAAAAATGGAATCAAAAGTATGGTTCTTTTTATTTGGTTCCAGAAGGCGGAACAAATGATTTGGCTGTTAAGGGTTGTCAAGAAATTCTAACTAATGAAGATGGGGTTTTTGATTATGTATGTTGTGCGGTAGGAACTGGCGGGACAATTTCGGGAATTATAAATAGTATTTTGCCACATCAAAAAGTTTTAGGATTTCCAGCATTAAAAGGCGATTTTTTGAATGAGGAAATTCGTAATTTTGCACAAAATGAGAATTGGGAGTTAATTAATGCATATCATTTTGGAGGTTACGGAAAAGTAAATTCGGAATTAGTAGCTTTCATTAATCAGTTTTATAGTCAAACAAAAATCCCTTTGGATCCAATTTATACTGGAAAAATGGTTTTTGGCGTTATAGATTTAATAGAAAGAAATTATTTTCCTGAAAACTCAAAGATTTTACTTATTCATACTGGTGGATTACAAGGTGTTCAAGGAATGAATTTGAAATTAAAAAGCAAACAATTACCCACAATCGATATTTATGATTAA
- a CDS encoding glucosaminidase domain-containing protein produces the protein MIKRILLLLIVLILVGCNASKPVIVTKKGRNNQASQSTATNPKAVSTNDVVSGYISQYKEVAMNNMKRYGIPASIILAQGILESGAGRGSLAINANNHFGIKCHNDWTGESVRQDDDTEQECFRKYSDPAESFKDHAVFLSGRNRYASLFDLPKGDYEAWARGLRAAGYATDPRYPEKLISYIERYNLQQFDKQVLGRNYVEKELKNTANARVQESFFYEVQKGDTLYSISKKFNVAIEDLRQINSLMDNSISVGQKLKVNKTEVRI, from the coding sequence ATGATTAAAAGAATTCTATTGCTACTTATCGTGCTAATTTTAGTTGGCTGTAACGCATCGAAACCTGTTATTGTAACTAAAAAAGGCAGAAATAATCAGGCTTCACAATCAACTGCGACAAACCCAAAGGCTGTTTCTACTAATGATGTAGTAAGTGGATATATTTCTCAATACAAAGAAGTCGCTATGAATAATATGAAGCGTTATGGGATACCAGCGAGTATTATTTTAGCACAAGGAATTTTAGAATCAGGAGCGGGAAGAGGAAGTTTAGCAATTAATGCGAATAATCATTTTGGAATAAAATGTCATAATGATTGGACCGGCGAAAGTGTTCGCCAAGACGATGATACGGAGCAGGAATGTTTCAGAAAATACAGTGATCCAGCAGAATCGTTCAAAGACCATGCGGTTTTTTTATCTGGAAGAAATAGATATGCTAGTTTGTTTGACTTGCCAAAAGGAGATTACGAAGCCTGGGCTAGAGGACTTCGAGCTGCGGGTTATGCTACTGACCCTAGGTATCCTGAAAAATTAATCAGTTACATAGAACGCTATAACTTGCAGCAATTCGACAAACAGGTATTGGGTAGAAATTATGTCGAAAAAGAATTGAAAAATACGGCTAATGCTAGAGTGCAAGAAAGTTTTTTTTATGAAGTTCAAAAAGGTGATACCTTGTATTCCATTTCAAAAAAGTTCAATGTAGCTATAGAAGATTTAAGGCAAATAAACAGCTTGATGGATAATTCCATTTCAGTTGGACAAAAATTAAAAGTAAATAAAACAGAAGTTAGAATCTAA
- a CDS encoding urocanate hydratase, whose protein sequence is MTFQEQIKQGIPAELPKPKPFDSDINHAPKRKEILTGEEKKLALRNALRYFEPKHHAVLIDEFSEELETFGRIYMYRFRPDYKMYARPIEEYPGKSNQAKAIMLMIQNNLDYAVAQHPHELITYGGNGAVFQNWAQYLLTMQYLSEMTDEQTLTMYSGHPMGLFPSHPEAPRVVVTNGMVIPNYSKPDDWEKMNALGVSQYGQMTAGSYMYIGPQGIVHGTTITVLNGFRKIKRSPKGGLFVTSGLGGMSGAQPKAGNIAGCITVCAEVNPKITHIRHNQGWINEVIQDIDELVQRVALAKANQEVVSIGYLGNVVDVWERFQEENIHIDLGSDQTSLHNPWAGGYYPVGISFEEANEMMAENPELFKIKVQETLRRHTIAINKHTAKGTYFFDYGNAFLLEASRAGADVMAENQIDFRYPSYVQDIMGPMCFDYGFGPFRWVCASGKPEDLAKTDTIACNVLEEIAKNAPVEIQQQMQDNIQWIKGAQENKLVVGSQARILYADAEGRVKIAEAFNQAIAKGQIGTVVLGRDHHDVSGTDSPYRETSNIYDGSRFTADMAIHNVIGDSFRGATWVSIHNGGGVGWGEVINGGFGMVLDGSKEASKRLASMLFWDVNNGISRRSWARNEGAIFAIKRAMESQPLLKVTIPNIVDEHLF, encoded by the coding sequence ATGACTTTCCAAGAACAAATTAAACAAGGAATTCCTGCTGAATTACCAAAGCCAAAACCATTTGATTCAGACATTAATCACGCTCCTAAACGAAAAGAAATTCTTACTGGTGAAGAAAAAAAATTGGCTTTACGCAATGCTTTGCGCTATTTTGAACCGAAGCATCATGCGGTATTAATTGACGAATTCTCCGAAGAACTCGAAACATTCGGTCGTATTTATATGTATCGCTTTCGCCCTGATTACAAAATGTATGCGAGACCAATTGAGGAATATCCTGGAAAATCCAACCAAGCCAAAGCTATCATGTTAATGATTCAGAACAATCTGGATTATGCTGTGGCGCAACATCCGCACGAATTAATTACTTATGGCGGAAATGGTGCTGTTTTTCAAAACTGGGCACAATATTTATTGACCATGCAATACTTGTCAGAAATGACAGATGAGCAAACACTAACGATGTATTCAGGCCACCCGATGGGATTATTCCCTTCACATCCAGAAGCTCCTCGCGTAGTTGTTACTAACGGAATGGTAATTCCTAACTATTCAAAACCAGACGATTGGGAAAAAATGAATGCGTTAGGTGTTTCTCAATACGGACAAATGACCGCAGGAAGTTATATGTATATTGGTCCGCAAGGAATTGTTCATGGAACCACAATTACTGTTTTGAATGGTTTTCGTAAAATAAAACGCAGCCCAAAAGGAGGTTTATTTGTAACTTCTGGATTGGGAGGCATGAGTGGTGCACAACCAAAAGCCGGAAATATAGCTGGATGCATCACTGTTTGCGCCGAAGTTAATCCAAAAATCACCCATATTCGTCATAATCAAGGCTGGATAAATGAAGTGATTCAAGATATTGATGAATTGGTGCAACGAGTTGCTTTGGCCAAAGCCAATCAAGAAGTTGTTTCTATAGGATATCTCGGAAATGTTGTTGATGTTTGGGAACGATTTCAGGAAGAAAATATTCATATTGATTTAGGTTCAGACCAGACTTCGCTGCATAATCCTTGGGCTGGTGGTTATTATCCTGTTGGTATTTCATTTGAAGAAGCAAATGAAATGATGGCTGAAAATCCTGAATTATTCAAAATAAAAGTTCAAGAAACACTACGCCGACACACGATTGCAATAAACAAACATACTGCTAAAGGAACTTATTTCTTTGACTATGGCAATGCTTTCCTATTAGAAGCTTCGCGCGCGGGTGCGGATGTTATGGCAGAAAACCAAATTGATTTTAGATATCCGAGTTATGTCCAAGATATTATGGGGCCAATGTGCTTTGATTATGGATTTGGCCCTTTCAGATGGGTTTGCGCTTCTGGAAAACCAGAAGATTTAGCAAAAACAGACACTATTGCATGTAATGTATTAGAAGAAATAGCGAAGAACGCACCAGTTGAAATTCAGCAACAAATGCAGGATAATATTCAGTGGATAAAAGGTGCTCAAGAAAATAAATTAGTTGTTGGTTCACAAGCCCGAATTCTTTATGCTGATGCTGAAGGGCGAGTAAAAATTGCCGAAGCTTTTAATCAAGCTATTGCCAAAGGCCAAATTGGAACTGTAGTTTTGGGTCGTGATCATCATGATGTTTCTGGTACAGATTCGCCTTATAGAGAAACTTCAAATATATATGATGGTTCCCGTTTTACTGCCGATATGGCGATACATAATGTTATAGGAGATAGCTTTCGTGGTGCTACTTGGGTGTCCATCCATAATGGTGGAGGTGTAGGCTGGGGAGAGGTAATTAATGGTGGTTTTGGTATGGTTCTTGATGGTTCAAAAGAAGCGTCAAAACGTTTGGCATCAATGCTTTTTTGGGATGTAAACAACGGTATTTCCAGAAGAAGTTGGGCTAGAAATGAAGGAGCTATTTTTGCTATAAAAAGAGCAATGGAATCGCAACCTTTATTGAAAGTCACTATCCCAAATATTGTTGACGAACATTTATTTTAG